The Belonocnema kinseyi isolate 2016_QV_RU_SX_M_011 chromosome 1, B_treatae_v1, whole genome shotgun sequence genomic interval ctgaaagtcatattttttctttgaaaattcaatttttgtagagaaaattcaatttttgtagagaaaattcatcttttggcttgaaagttcaacaaggTTCaacttgagtgaaaaatctttaccttgttgaaaattggtctttttggttttaaaattcatattttttgtatacatttaatcttttttgagtaaaatataaaatatgacactttttcgttggaaatttaatttttttaggtttaaaattacactgttatgttaaaaatgtaattattatgttgaaaattcaactattttgccaaaaagtcatcttttacagtaaaaaagaccattttttgtttaaaataaattaataaatttgaaaatttatatctgaaatactgttttattccgtttataaaagtattacaagattcaAATGATACGTAATTTAAGTAAGGCCCCTAACCATATTTAACACTGcgtttaagctaaaaatattttcacagagtgtctactcaaatcctgggaTAAGATTCTCTGAGACATtgaaatatttctcatttttaaaaacaatctactcggaatatgtatacagtttcgcgagtttattataaataatttttttctgcttctagggattcaattaatatgtttaattcagaaaactttaaacaattatatCCAAAAATATACCTAAATATCACCATCGacttattgaataattaaataatactaaaaacataattaatcatttcttgaatttctctcaaaagttcatgaatttaaataataattcaaaacaaattttattttatcttcttatacttaaGATTCGGTGTATATTCAGGTGAAATTAATGtggataatttaataaaatcgatTTCAACCGCTTCGAattataaagttttcaaataaaattattgcattttcaataagatagatgcatttttaaccaaatatttgaattttggattttcagtcaaaaaaatgaattcaccacacaaaaaaatcaacaaaagtgataaatttgcaactaaaatgataaatctttcatgaaatagatatattttaaaccaaaaagatgaattctcaactaaaattattaatatttaactgaaatacttaaatttacatccaaaaagatgaattttcaaacaatgagactaattttctagtaaaaaaaaaaagatttcttaacaaaaatacattcactttcaacaaaatagttacattttcaactaaaaaggacaatttttcaaccaaatgattgaattttgaactaaaaaaaaaaaaattttccacaaaaaaaaagattcaatcaaagtgattatttttcaactaaaattacgaatatttaactaaaatgattaatatttacatgaaatactttaatctttaaccgaaagataaattttgaaacaaacaaattatctttctaccaaaaagacgatttttcaacaaaatatacaaattttcaatataatagttgaattctcaactaaaaaatatcgattttccacctagtagttgaattttgaactaagaattattatttttcattaaaaaaaaatggaatagtttaattttctgttgaaaaaaattaattttccaacaaaatttgaaaccaaaaaaatgcatttttaataaaagaatttaacttttaaccacgcagttttatttttaaccaaaaagataaatattcaactaaaattatgaatatttaactgtaatacattaattctcaaccaaataggtgaactttcaaagaataagattaattttcttccaaaaagtcgattttttaaataaaatacacaaattttcaacgaaattgttgaatttcgaaataaaaataattagttttcaaacaataggattacttttataataaaaaggccatttttcaaaaacagaacacacaaatttgcaacgaaatagttgaattttgtaccaaaaaatcagtttttaaccaaaaataggatagtttaattttctgtttaaaaatatgtctgttaaaaaacaagagttcaaatttcaatcaagtagttttattttcaaccaaataaatgaatacttgaattcttcagagtttgaatttaaaacattttaatcttgaattttaaaagtagaaaattaaaaaatagtttcactttaaGCGCTTTAGTTTGCGgttctgttttgttttgaatactttggatgaaaaatttctAGCTTTATATGTACAATTCTTTCCTTTCAATGATcatgaaacattttttgtgattcgGGAAACAAACCGCGAAACAAGAGAGAATTTTCGTTTTCCATTATCCCTGTAAAAACTCAGTACCACGATACGATCGGAAAGTCACTAAAAAAACATCTGTTCCCCAAATTTTgcgtttataaatataaaaacttataaagaaaaaaaaataacagaaataagATGGAAAATAAGAGTACACGAAATTTCTCGGAGTTTGACTTTTATGCTAGACATATCTATTACCTGTGCCAtgtttttgttagtaaattttaaagatttcccagTTTCTGATTAGCTGGTAATAAATCGACGACGTTCAACTCGTCACACTCACATACCATTGAATCGTCttgttttatattaataataattttaggcagaaaataaaaaacttctaatttaaatttacaaccacAGATTTCCCGGATCGCTAGACATCCTgtaaataggaaaaattaaaattatgctaAATGGTCATTCGTAAAAACggatattaattaaaatgaaaatgacgACTAATGACAATTCagacaaatataaattatgtCCAATGATAATTCGGATCAATAAAAATAAGGCGAAACGTAAATTTAGTGAAATAAAAATGAGATCAACCGGTAATTGAGAAAAATAGAAATGAGAtgaatttgtgaaatgtttatgCGTCTCagaaaatattaagaataataaaataggtAACCTGTCTCGTGAGACTGCCGCCAAGATTCATCGTTCCCGATCCGTGTTTATTTGTTTGGAGCCAGAGCATCGCCGTCGAGGTGAGTTTATAATGAGCATTTCTCCCCGTTGATTTCTCTTGCACTTCCACGACGTGTATGGAGTCCCAGCAACCCTTGATTTTCTTTGATCCGTCGCCGGCCTTCTTTATCAAAATAACACCGGCGAAACCGTGATCCAAGTCCCACAAATAAACTGAGGACACTCCACCCTCAAAATACAGCTCTCGATACTGATCGAAGGCGAGATTCGCATCCACTTCGAGTTTTCTTAGCCTTTCCGATGGCATCGATCCGTCCTCTAAAGGAGGATCGTATGCATTGCTCCAAGGAGatcttaaaaatagagaaaatcattgaaaaagaGAAATATATCGAAATCGAGGTGGCGCACAGTGGTCCAGAAATGGATTTTCGCGGACAAATTAAGCTAGATGTtgtaattttttgtcgattttagagtttaaaaaaagaaaatactctGCATAAAATTCCGCATCAATCCCTCGAGGgcgaatttgaatttgaatgttgtgttaaatgttatgttattaaacaattcgaaaaaaatcaatagaaattgATGCTCAGATACAAATATTATAAGAATAAATGATTAAAGCAAAAATTTcccctttataaacaaattttatatacaaatatacatttatagaacttttgtaggattaaatattttctgttcatgaaaaatcatctttaaacATACAACAAtgttatttcacattaaaaatgctGTTAGGGGGTATAAGTATTTgtcattgttattaacaaattatataaacaattgcattatattcgtgtgtttttacagaaaaaaataattttttcataaagccTTGCTGGCCGATGACTTTTCTATATTATCCAGCTgagaacttttattttaaatcaagaatttcaattgatattaacaaataatttacacAATTGCATTTTATTCGTAATTTTGAtgaagtaaaacttttttttactcatTGTCATACTAGAATTTCAAAGTCTGCGTTCAAAGAAGATTCACTTTAAATGTatgatttgttaatatttgttaataacaattgaaatttttgatttagaataaaaGTTCTCATCTAGATAAAATAGGAAAGTCATCGGCCAGCAAggctttgtgaaaaaataattttttctgtaaaaaccaaaaaatataatgcaattatttatattatttattaataacaattttaattgttgaaacaaaattCTCAGCTAGATAATATCAAAGTCATTCGCAGCAGCTAGTcttcgtgaaaaaaatttttttttttctataaaaacacacgaatataatgcaattgtttatataatttgttaaaaataattacaaacacTTATAACTCCTAACAGCATTTTTAATGTGAAGTAACATTGTCGTGtgtttaaagatgattttttatgaagagaaaatatttaatcctataaaagttctataaatgtatatttgtttatcaaatttgtttataaaggggaaatttttactttaatcatttatttttatgatatttgtaTCTTTGCATCAATTTCTATTGATTTCTGTTGTACTTTATTGGATTACACgaagataaaaaataagatattagaaaatctgatttttttaaattgtttaataacataacatttaacacaaaatgaaaatttaccaaaaatacgaCCTGTAACTTAATTTGTCCGCGAATAACCAATTCTGGACCACTGTGCGGCGGAGCCCTAGAGTCCATAGaggttacccccccccccagaatcggctaaatatttatttgtcacccctctgaaatcgaatgatcAAATTCATCGGACAgtttgaatttttccgaaaatatgcctaaaatctttgtgaaataattgatgtctttgtgaaatcttcttaatctattcgaaatctttgccaaatatttaGTCTTTAAAACTTTTgggaagtcattgaaatcttGGTCGAAGTTTTGATATATTTGGAAGTATTTGTGAATACTTTAtaaatatctgataatatttttgaaatgattgcaatctttggaaaatcttgtaaatatattcgagatctttatgaaatatttctaatcttcgggaaatcattgaaatctttataaaatatttttaaaaaaatttttaattcttgaaatattttggaaattattgaagtcaaaaatattttaaatctatccgaaatctttaaaatctttgtgaaatatttttaatctattcaaaacctttacgaaatctttgaaattttcggaaaaaatttaaatctatataaaatatttaaactattttcgaaatattttataatattcatgttATGATATTGACAAAGAGATtacaaaaattgcaatgatttctgtataaatatttcaaatataaattaattaatcatatatataattaattgatatattcattcataattaagaaataattaatataataatttaattattaagtacataGTATAccgtattaattaatatatttctatataatattatatcaggtaatattaatatttatgaatttattgtaatctttggaaaatcattgatgtCTGTGCAAAGtcatttaaatctatccaaaatctttccgaaatatttggattctttatgaaatctttcatatttttaggaaatctttgcgaaatatttccgAAGTATtgggtaatatttgtgaaataactGAAGACGTTGCGAAGTTtttgaaatctatccgaaatttttgaaaactttaaaaaatcatttaagtgtttgtgaaatctttgtaagatttatctgaaatctttagaaatctgtgaaatattacaaatattttttaaatatttgataatattcgtCCAATTactgaaatcttggtgaaatattttaaatctaccaGAAACATATGAAAACtgtgaaaaatttgagaaattattgaaatctttgtgaaatatttgggaagtcattgagctctttgtaaaatatttcaagtctatCCGAgatcttttacaaaatatttaaaaactgtgaaatttttgaaaaatcattgaaattttggtgatttatttatcaaatctttctgaaatcttaagaaatctgcGAAATATGACAAATATTTGgtcatatttgtgaaattattgaaatcttgataaataattaaagtctttgtgaaatatttcaaatctatccgaaatgttttcgaaatatttgaacactgaaatctttttcaaatctttaaaaatctttacgaatttttttttaatatttggtaatatttgcgaaattattgaattctttgtgaaatgtttggcaATGTGAATTTTATAtccgtatttattattatttttaataaaacgggtatttttaatcataaatgattcgactttttaagataaaatatttcaagaatttgcgTTTTTCATGCTTATTAgcgttttttctaaaaagaatcaCAAGACACATTAGatttaaatcaaatgatttttatttgaaataataaaatttgaaagctttacaaATTTAGGCTAACGTTagtgtttaaaaagaattaaaaacaagtgttaaaaatgtaatatttacataattttacgttataattcaataaacatttgaatccataaaaaatgaaaaaagtcgattttttagaaAACGGGCAGCCATTCGCAAATAATGGTTTAGCAAAATAATAATCATCCGTTGGACTCTCAGTAGGAaatttatgagattaaaaaaaaatcctctgATTTGTCttcttattaaacaaaaaaaaaatacttttaaaattgttattaatataaaatcatcatatttcaaaaaatatttacaatatttttaaaataaaagggtATGTTAGCGTGTTTCATTAAAAATcggttatttcaataaaaaagacttgACTTTTACTTAAAACAGGTTTAACTTTGACATCACAGGTTTAATTGTCTATAATGTTACtcaaaaatattgtccttgcttttcttttatattatttttcatgctagAATCTatgaaatacaataattatttattcacattaatattatagtttaatttaaaagttgcgtGGCTTTATTAAAAGAagcctaacaaaaaaattaagtttgaaagcTTTAAAGCATTGAAAAGTTGGaatactaaaaatgttaaaaatgtcaacaTTTGTGAAGATTTAAGAAATACTAAAATACATTTGTAcattaaagagaattaaaaaatagaagattcACAGTTTTTGGACAATTTGGatcatttaaattaagtttatagAGAATTTactaatttgattttgaatagaTGATGATACCTGTATGAATCTCCATCCCTATTATAATCGCAGAGAAGATAATCTTTCCCCGATTCTTTGTCCTTTGCTATTTTCAGAGGCTGGTCTACAGATGAAAGTAAATCCTCACACAGGGAAGGTACCAAGTCGATTAAATCACTCAAATTCTTCTCGATCTGTTGCGGAGGCAACCTCCTCATCAAATCCAAAGCGCAATCCATCTGCTTTTCCGACTGAAATTCACAAAcaccaattaaattattttaaccaatttatttTCCCTTCGGGATTGCTACAGAAGTCTGCTTTAAAAATTCCACGACTTTTCTATTTCTTACAGATCTCCGATTGAAAAAATTCCagtgaattcaatcaatttcaagaaattgcaatcGCTCGAGACAAATTAACAAACTAATTCTTGTGCAGCTATTAATAATCAATACAAATGTTTACTAATAATcgatataataaaattgtaatatttacaaTGGTGATTTGtccattaaataaattaattataataaatgaataattgtaaaatgtaagtaatttgaaaCATTACAGGTTCACGACCTTCTAAAAATAATGCAGTACAtatagttttcaattgaaatgtactgaaattgaaacattctacattttaaaaatgctGTGTTCTGAATGTCATTATTCCAAATTGTTCagtaaaaacgttaaaattttaataaaatcagaTAAAAACTTGATCAATTAACGCtcttaattgaataatttcaaattcaaatattgagaATTTGAGGAGAATTCCTATCCTAAatctatgaaaattatttcaaaataataatagtttcgaATTAAACTCGTATATGCGAAATACTATACAATTTTACATTGatagtattcaaaattaaataactttggattaaaatattaaaaattgtacacctTCAAAATAAagcttataataattaaaaaattcacaactttGGAAtgttggaattttcaatccaacaatttttaatgaaaatacttcaaaaattgataaatgaaactcacgataattgatttaaatatacttattatttaaagatattataaacttttaggttaaaaattttttaaatctgaaatttaagaattttccttttttgtttgaattgaacaATCTTCGTGGACACAAAAATAACAGCTTAAATATATGAAGTTGTAATTTCTAACTCGTAACTGGCACTGTGGGTAAAAAttacaccaaaaaatatttgagctCAAAATAAGTGTACTAAATTGAATAAATGGACCATGTGACGAAATTTAccaatagttgaaataactaacTGGATACAAAAGGTGAGCTCTGAGCGACAGGCGTCAGTGTTCGTTGGGCAGACGCTCAAACtagacttcaaaaataatttttttattcattatttcatagtttgatgttttttttttagacgGCAGAAATCCTAAATTGGCGTGTGCTCATGCAGGCGCCCAATGTGCCATAAGCACAGCGCAGGTATCTCCAGCGACTGTTCAGGCCAAGATTGAAATTGCTAggttagaaaacttttttttatgtttctgtttacttttttgttcctttataactattttggtgcattcagataaaaaaaaattaatttgaa includes:
- the LOC117166958 gene encoding F-actin-capping protein subunit beta isoform X1, translated to MSEKQMDCALDLMRRLPPQQIEKNLSDLIDLVPSLCEDLLSSVDQPLKIAKDKESGKDYLLCDYNRDGDSYRSPWSNAYDPPLEDGSMPSERLRKLEVDANLAFDQYRELYFEGGVSSVYLWDLDHGFAGVILIKKAGDGSKKIKGCWDSIHVVEVQEKSTGRNAHYKLTSTAMLWLQTNKHGSGTMNLGGSLTRQVECDSAITETSPHIANIGRLVEDMENKIRNTLNEIYFGKTKDIVNGLRSVQSLADQKQQAALRLDLAAALQRRNANN
- the LOC117166958 gene encoding F-actin-capping protein subunit beta isoform X2: MDCALDLMRRLPPQQIEKNLSDLIDLVPSLCEDLLSSVDQPLKIAKDKESGKDYLLCDYNRDGDSYRSPWSNAYDPPLEDGSMPSERLRKLEVDANLAFDQYRELYFEGGVSSVYLWDLDHGFAGVILIKKAGDGSKKIKGCWDSIHVVEVQEKSTGRNAHYKLTSTAMLWLQTNKHGSGTMNLGGSLTRQVECDSAITETSPHIANIGRLVEDMENKIRNTLNEIYFGKTKDIVNGLRSVQSLADQKQQAALRLDLAAALQRRNANN